In Candidatus Hydrogenedentota bacterium, a single genomic region encodes these proteins:
- a CDS encoding response regulator yields the protein MARILIMNEDPDICEGCRVVLTSSGFEVRCIEDTSTGLATVREFEPDLMILDDWAEQSHDGMRMAGVFRRAGFTKPILLLTELGHMASFVYARGGAGLPVDAIQEKPLEPKRLLSVVAGLLVEKPVRPRRRQGGQRLGRADAK from the coding sequence ATGGCCCGTATCCTTATCATGAATGAAGATCCCGACATCTGCGAGGGGTGCCGGGTGGTGCTGACTTCCAGCGGGTTTGAGGTGCGATGCATTGAAGACACTTCGACGGGCCTGGCCACGGTGCGCGAGTTTGAACCTGACCTGATGATATTGGATGACTGGGCGGAGCAGTCGCATGATGGAATGCGGATGGCGGGGGTATTTCGAAGGGCAGGATTCACGAAACCCATTCTGCTGTTGACAGAATTGGGTCATATGGCGAGTTTTGTTTACGCGCGCGGCGGGGCCGGTCTACCGGTGGATGCTATTCAGGAGAAGCCGTTGGAGCCGAAACGCCTGCTTTCGGTTGTGGCTGGCCTCCTGGTTGAGAAGCCCGTCCGACCCCGACGCCGTCAGGGTGGCCAGCGACTTGGCAGAGCAGACGCTAAGTGA
- a CDS encoding 4Fe-4S binding protein, with the protein MKESASIPLVTTIRERCRTCYTCVRECPAKAIRIVDGQADVISQRCIGCGNCVQVCGQHAKRVYDSTEAVKQLLNDGGRVAAIIAPSFPGEFVDWNFRLLAGVLRRMGFHYVIEVAAGADLVADRYRQLMERKDGRCYIATTCPAVVAYVERYFPKLVDSLAPIVSPMVATARAVRRMYGDNVKVVFVGPCIAKKGEAASSQVRDEIDAVLTFVELRQMAWELDLSRHTVQESEFDPPLAGPGSLFPLHRGMLQAANLPEDLVHGDVVTAGGRSGFVEAVKEFHLGHCSPHLLEVLACEGCIMGPGTSNKDPLFRRRRRVSSYVRARLEHLDWDAWRRQMAEFADLDLSRVFEQDDQRIPDPTYDEIKHILHRMGKHSVEDELNCGACGYETCHEHATAIYKGLAESEMCLPYTIDKLRQAVSSLAVSNEKLARARETLVQAEKLATMGQLAAGIAHELNNPLGVVLMYAHMLLEDCQRNPQMREDLDMLATQADRCKKIVAGLLHFARQNKVALEATDIRALLDTCLRLVTVPKNITAQVFHEGEDTTAEIDRDQVTQVLTNLINNACHAMPGGGMLTLRTRGEPDEVFFIIEDTGTGIAKENISKIFDPFFTTKPIGEGTGMGLAVSYGIVKMHRGNIRVTSNADPAAGPTGTTFTVSLPRKGQVTPAADGEALAEEQIGAPT; encoded by the coding sequence ATGAAAGAATCGGCTTCCATACCCTTGGTCACGACCATACGCGAGCGCTGCCGCACCTGCTACACCTGCGTGCGCGAGTGCCCGGCGAAGGCGATCCGTATCGTGGATGGCCAGGCGGACGTCATCAGCCAGCGTTGCATCGGGTGCGGGAACTGCGTGCAGGTATGCGGGCAGCACGCCAAGCGCGTCTACGATTCGACCGAAGCAGTAAAACAGCTGTTGAATGACGGGGGGCGCGTGGCGGCCATCATCGCGCCCAGCTTTCCGGGCGAGTTTGTGGACTGGAACTTCCGCCTGCTGGCGGGCGTCCTGCGGCGGATGGGCTTTCATTACGTCATTGAAGTGGCGGCAGGCGCGGACCTCGTAGCCGACCGCTATCGCCAGCTCATGGAACGGAAAGACGGGAGATGCTACATCGCGACGACCTGCCCGGCCGTGGTCGCCTACGTTGAGCGGTATTTCCCCAAATTGGTGGATTCGCTGGCGCCGATCGTTTCGCCCATGGTGGCGACGGCGCGTGCCGTGCGGCGTATGTATGGTGACAACGTGAAGGTCGTGTTCGTCGGCCCCTGTATCGCAAAAAAAGGGGAAGCGGCGAGCAGTCAGGTGCGGGACGAAATCGACGCGGTGCTGACGTTCGTCGAACTGCGCCAGATGGCCTGGGAACTCGACCTGTCCCGCCACACGGTCCAGGAAAGCGAATTCGATCCGCCCCTGGCAGGACCGGGCTCATTGTTTCCCCTGCATCGGGGCATGTTGCAGGCGGCCAACCTGCCGGAGGACCTCGTACACGGAGATGTGGTGACTGCGGGCGGACGCTCGGGCTTCGTTGAAGCGGTCAAGGAATTCCACTTGGGCCATTGCAGTCCGCACCTGCTGGAGGTGCTCGCTTGCGAAGGTTGCATCATGGGCCCCGGCACGAGTAACAAAGACCCCTTGTTCCGGCGGCGCCGCCGCGTCAGCAGCTACGTACGCGCCCGGCTCGAACATCTCGACTGGGACGCATGGCGCCGCCAGATGGCGGAGTTCGCGGACCTCGACCTCTCCCGTGTATTCGAACAGGATGACCAGCGCATACCCGACCCAACGTACGACGAGATCAAGCATATTCTGCACCGGATGGGCAAACATTCGGTCGAGGACGAACTCAATTGCGGCGCCTGCGGCTACGAGACGTGCCACGAACACGCGACCGCTATCTACAAGGGGCTTGCCGAAAGCGAGATGTGCCTGCCCTACACTATCGACAAACTGCGCCAGGCCGTCAGCAGCCTCGCGGTCTCGAACGAAAAGCTGGCGCGCGCGCGGGAGACGCTCGTCCAGGCGGAGAAACTGGCGACCATGGGCCAGCTTGCCGCCGGGATCGCACACGAATTGAACAACCCTCTCGGCGTAGTGCTCATGTACGCCCACATGCTCCTCGAAGACTGCCAGCGGAATCCGCAGATGCGCGAAGACCTGGATATGCTCGCGACACAGGCGGACCGCTGCAAGAAAATCGTCGCCGGGCTGCTCCATTTCGCGCGGCAGAACAAGGTAGCTCTGGAAGCCACCGATATCCGTGCACTCCTCGACACCTGCCTGCGGCTGGTAACCGTCCCGAAGAATATCACGGCCCAAGTGTTTCACGAGGGTGAAGACACGACGGCCGAAATCGACCGCGACCAGGTAACCCAGGTGTTGACCAACCTCATCAACAACGCGTGTCACGCCATGCCCGGCGGCGGCATGTTGACGTTACGCACGCGCGGCGAGCCCGATGAGGTCTTTTTCATCATCGAGGACACGGGCACGGGCATCGCGAAAGAGAACATCTCCAAGATTTTCGACCCGTTCTTCACGACCAAGCCCATTGGCGAAGGCACCGGAATGGGTCTTGCCGTCAGCTACGGCATCGTGAAGATGCACCGGGGCAACATTCGCGTCACGTCGAACGCCGACCCCGCGGCGGGTCCCACCGGAACAACGTTCACGGTGTCGCTGCCGCGCAAGGGCCAAGTCACTCCGGCGGCGGACGGGGAAGCCCTGGCGGAAGAGCAGATCGGCGCGCCGACCTGA
- a CDS encoding response regulator, with protein METIKVLVVDDEPGIRSAVGRVLRGMTVAVPDFDLEVGFEVGEAETGEQALAIIQSDTPQILLLDNKLPGISGMEVLDRVAPLNLDMHTVVITAYASIETAVRATKQGAFDFLPKPFTPTDLKNTVQKTTKHLIVTRHAKALAAEKRKLRFQFISVLAHELKAPLNAVEGYLNILRDPGLVKDERVYRDFIERCLVRTGFMRKMIIDLLDLTRIESGERPREIQECDLAHAAQAALDTATPEARERGITLALDAPAPVLLSADPAELAIMFNNLISNAVKYNRDGGRVDVSVHRTEGEAVISVADTGIGMTEQEAGKLFRDFVRIKNEKTSNILGSGLGLSTVKKLALMYGGDIKVASEPDKGSVFTLILRDASTAPGQPSLTTHA; from the coding sequence GTGGAAACAATCAAAGTGCTGGTGGTGGACGACGAACCAGGCATACGCTCAGCGGTGGGCCGCGTCCTGCGCGGCATGACCGTAGCCGTCCCGGATTTTGACCTGGAAGTGGGTTTCGAGGTGGGCGAAGCCGAGACCGGCGAACAGGCCCTCGCCATCATCCAATCGGACACGCCTCAGATACTGCTGCTCGACAACAAGCTGCCGGGCATCAGCGGCATGGAAGTGTTGGACCGCGTGGCCCCGCTCAACCTCGACATGCACACCGTGGTCATAACGGCCTATGCGTCCATCGAAACGGCCGTGCGCGCAACCAAGCAAGGCGCGTTCGATTTCCTGCCCAAGCCGTTCACGCCCACGGACCTCAAGAATACCGTGCAGAAGACGACCAAGCACCTGATCGTCACGCGTCACGCCAAGGCGCTCGCCGCCGAGAAGCGCAAGCTGCGGTTCCAGTTCATTTCGGTGCTTGCCCACGAACTCAAGGCCCCGCTCAACGCCGTCGAGGGCTATCTCAACATCCTGCGCGACCCCGGCCTCGTCAAAGACGAGCGCGTTTACCGCGATTTTATCGAGCGATGCCTCGTCCGCACCGGGTTCATGCGCAAGATGATCATCGATCTGCTCGACCTCACGCGCATCGAATCCGGCGAACGGCCCCGCGAAATCCAGGAATGCGACCTCGCACATGCGGCCCAGGCCGCCCTCGATACTGCAACCCCCGAGGCCCGCGAACGCGGCATTACGCTCGCGCTGGACGCCCCCGCCCCCGTCCTCCTCTCCGCCGACCCCGCTGAACTCGCGATTATGTTCAACAACCTCATCTCCAATGCCGTGAAATACAACCGCGATGGCGGCCGGGTCGATGTGTCCGTACACCGAACGGAGGGCGAGGCTGTCATCTCCGTGGCCGACACAGGCATCGGCATGACAGAGCAGGAAGCCGGAAAGCTTTTCCGCGATTTCGTGCGCATCAAGAACGAAAAAACCTCGAACATCCTCGGCAGCGGCCTCGGCCTGTCCACTGTCAAGAAACTGGCCCTCATGTACGGCGGCGACATCAAGGTCGCCAGCGAACCAGACAAGGGCAGCGTATTCACGCTCATCCTGCGCGACGCCAGCACCGCCCCCGGGCAGCCTTCGCTCACTACGCACGCCTGA
- the greA gene encoding transcription elongation factor GreA produces the protein MQRLYVSREGLDKMKAELAALNERRMKVATAIEHARSLGDLSENAEYHSAKEEQALVHAKIKDLEDKITRAALIDDLDIDTSKAYQGATVRLRNTKTGSEITYRLVSPPEADLAAGKISVQSPVGKALLGKGVGGTAVVQAPAGQLMFEILEISY, from the coding sequence ATGCAGCGACTGTACGTGTCCCGCGAGGGGCTGGACAAGATGAAGGCGGAACTTGCGGCGCTGAACGAGCGCCGCATGAAAGTGGCCACCGCCATAGAACACGCCCGCTCGCTCGGCGACTTGAGCGAGAACGCGGAGTACCATTCCGCGAAAGAGGAACAGGCGCTGGTTCACGCGAAGATCAAGGATCTGGAAGACAAGATTACGCGGGCCGCGCTGATTGACGACTTGGACATAGATACGAGCAAGGCGTACCAGGGCGCCACGGTCCGGTTGCGCAACACAAAGACGGGCTCGGAAATCACGTATCGTCTGGTAAGCCCGCCTGAAGCGGACCTTGCGGCAGGCAAGATCTCCGTGCAGTCGCCGGTCGGCAAGGCGTTGCTGGGAAAAGGCGTTGGCGGAACAGCGGTGGTGCAGGCGCCCGCGGGCCAACTGATGTTCGAGATCCTCGAGATATCGTATTGA